The following are encoded in a window of Clarias gariepinus isolate MV-2021 ecotype Netherlands chromosome 8, CGAR_prim_01v2, whole genome shotgun sequence genomic DNA:
- the zfyve26 gene encoding zinc finger FYVE domain-containing protein 26 isoform X3, whose product MHPFGREEQSSVQDLFVFYTRCLRHGEWELAAACVRQLRQAAGDVLQHPDDIMAAVIAQPYQLVWETMGTPHRLAWFWLQVLEKHAKDKVSPTVRRELAFLLILEELGEEVPHSVLKELHQAFLESERVEPKDSPSVTPLSDAALSSIRSLLSERSPRLTHALIGFLKHTNASSVFLQHLLDLVKEKEGKRSQRWAEEVCSALALAPCTAAELEQLWVGLWQAREGLLSEERMMGCLLRPQSHTLLMGYCATALRLNRARLLQEVTNTQVDLPEAERLMLGLCCHGDRHTAWKAIYFECLSSGKHFLEQVLVTGLDLIKKEDFSNLEALLGAEFQPLSRLLLLLGWKRCQSLKSAHGLLRILHQQRAKDAVLSEFANILSSQLRVLEWCAENNREISHEALLSQLHNLDHHSALYVLHSLTPLAKYEEHRVLELLQAADASSGDTQSSSVQRNITMFRGFCAMKYAVYAVCVNTRIGCSNFGSVHVPQKEQAEGVYGHSSLFQHYLSECQLYLEAVPTMFRLELLENIFSLLFLCYSDFSVPVHSSTGREESSSSDDKITKENSEREEKAECAASFKSAQTTAACRGFMLDTGAMEGVLRLLREGLEGMCALGRALEAEAELFESLGCSVTMETFSSRLQRLSKHTAEAQWRLQVVKTNQGTASSSVTLPYLGMNSVTSLRRSSSSSSGVSGGRKKKRYNRHRPERRKPSERRLTSERQNGEISTSTSDGSAGTVPVCVEYEMCGCGGPHSWLVPSMLSPPESLLISCIRRGNYAEAHQVMLMFGLENTPCCGELFFMERYHEVLSELAQVEQKIESQSLSSLSSSTEGLGSVGVTGPGRNRVGSSSRSTLQSIGHAAAAGMAFFSISDVADRLLSCSSRPLACLEENYWLSHPLSDPSDPLRPLLEELSPTSMAAFDLACCQCQLWKSSRQLLETAERRLHASLEGRGIILYPDALHSEGIRGFPKVLQQISKILNRTSTSKGPPKSDREEAGVIPPFGCSAQEVLLCTHSSLTEEVIANQLTLIQHLEVTLQTLTSAIDMAGESQSASSVLASLLEQTGLKQSELDSHPVRSAMKQLLRLLDQLSPFDQDAAACRPDYMRSFLDYINMLASVVVRSLGSEDQSSAVKLGNPLLVLLQSPQQLLSHLLFDRQVTPDRLLSLLQQEGLHVNVQQVIVQRCCDPLPLWFPASLKSAGADVGAFCPSSIASLLHQHAQEQTLSFDLSEPPTVSEPSSESEASVETSHSPNLSTSPPSPDSSLSSSSSSSSSSSSSALSFLLTPSALSFLKSRSPLVAVLALLGVSRVEIARAASSAWPGLPSYFRSAARKEAPLDLEQISKEADGLLAFFPILKAFLEDMASPVLGLSPEVGDSVGAALSRKCGTVAVLFSGSQDGTCQATVAEAFQQALSTRDINRALGLLDLYAQNCSQKGALRDRLLACTTLEGEYGTEQLFRVKDWELRARVALQGLEQWPLDKCLELLQFCLSDSSPDHTLTPQLRQKKHELDMYNRMLNLQPPLEWQTWQELKEESSRNPESMFSLLLQTREFDLCAQWVQLYPVSEQSKLQLQTEHLLHLLDSGRTEEAFQLLERLSDSLEVSERALDRRPGLAACHFLSDYLTLHFQSRMTPARRRHIHALHLGSKVLLTLPEASRQDYFQLLADPLLMLEQLLMNLKVDWVSVAVSTLQNLLPAQEAGITTQDIDTLLAEYAKKALDFPYAPRERSRSDSVISLQDALLQCPIQESAHSSPSRTPPPSAGSTPMHTPSSSAQDQDRGSGGKKSRSSSMFTPPEKTPERKDWIPDHQRHICMVCQRERFTMFNRRHHCRRCGRLVCHACSSRKMVVEGSEEAVRVCDQCYSFFHTALDEELEQAEVAGSPVSGEAALEGVLSLPEVPQRQFRLSPNAAENQQIYSEFYYEQAPSASLCVSILSLHSDHAACGHQLIGHCCSISHKLTNPEVDARLLTDIMQQLMFSAKLMFVRAGRSQDLALCDSYISKVDVLKILVSANYKYIPSLEDILETTAVTRLRNQLLEAEYYQLAVEVSTKSGLDPSGVWHAWGMALLKAGCMRAAREKFARCLKAPVDRNQLNQGTRLLQDIVQHLESSIRLTSSTTADDDIMASLNELEEALRDTATLDRMESRVQRSGHHQECVYYLMSYGTHLSLISFYLRHDCLKDALTYLLSKECPEDVFLEGILQPCLERGRLGVLQGLLETLDATLESWGRYLIPACQMLQRKGHFHTLYQLQQFMMDHVRAAMTCIRFFSHDAHSYVELGDHQRWLIRAKEHLRAFLQEQQNRRKTFSSSSSSSSSFRKRMSSSDVSRHMNTIMLQLEVTRFLHRCESSSSSSRTVTSPTSTGNGAPPTLFGGSAMKVDVACRVMLGGKNIEEGFGIAYRVIQDFQLDALAVYIRVGQRLVCLREYQAVRQLLKCVSESGTATKHDCDTIVISCISASDKNPADARELECLILECKSTENKIKAYLMCSKLRAAYLLAVKLDPVKACLLVQDVLQAAETSSDSIMQEICRQWLSEHQDPASRKRHGNNR is encoded by the exons ATGCATCCGTTCGGCCGAGAGGAGCAGAGTTCTGTGCAGGACCTGTTTGTCTTTTACACTCGGTGTTTAAGGCATGGCGAGTGGGAACTGGCTGCTGCTTGTGTTCGACAGCTCCGTCAGGCTGCAGGAGATGTGCTGCAGCATCCTGATGACATCATGGCTGCAGTGATCGCACAGCCGTATCAACTTGT GTGGGAGACAATGGGAACTCCTCACAGACTTGCTTGGTTCTGGCTGCAGGTGCTGGAGAAACACGCCAAAGACAAG GTGTCTCCCACAGTCCGGAGAGAACTGGCCTTCCTGCTGATTTTAGAAGAACTTGGAGAGGAAGTGCCTCATTCTGTTTTAAAG GAACTCCATCAGGCCTTCCTGGAGTCCGAGCGTGTCGAACCCAAGGACTCTCCCTCTGTTACTCCCCTGAGTGATGCTGCTCTCTCCTCCATCCGCTCCCTCCTCTCTGAGCGTAGCCCACGTCTGACTCACGCCTTGATTGGCTTCCTGAAACACACGAACGCATCCAGTGTCTTCCTCCAGCATCTCCTAGACCTCGTGAAGGAGAAGGAGGGCAAGAGGAGTCAGAGATGGGCAGAGGAGGTGTGCAGTGCTCTGGCTCTTGCTCCGTGTACAGCAGCAGAGTTGGAGCAGCTGTGGGTGGGGCTATGGCAGGCAAGGGAGGGGCTTCTAAGTGAGGAGAGGATGATGGGGTGTCTGCTCAGACCTCAGAGTCACACTCTTCTGATGGGATACTGTGCCACAGCTCTCCGGCTCAACAGGGCCAGACTGCTCCAAGaagtaacaaacacacaag tggatTTACCTGAAGCAGAGAGGCTCATGCTTGGCCTGTGTTGTCATGGTGACCGTCACACAGCTTGGAAAGCCATTTACTTTGAGTGTTTGAGCAGTGGAAAGCACTTTCTGGAGCAAGTCCTG GTCACGGGGCTTGACCTAATAAAAAAGGAGGATTTTTCTAACCTTGAGGCATTGCTTGGGGCGGAGTTTCAGCCACTGTCCCGCCTCCTTCTTTTGCTGGGATGGAAACGCTGCCAGAGCCTTAAGTCGGCCCACGGGCTCCTCAGGATTCTGCACCAGCAACGG gccAAAGACGCTGTCCTCAGCGAGTTTGCAAACATCCTGTCTTCTCAATTAAGGGTGTTGGAGTGGTGTGCTGAAAACAACcg TGAGATCTCCCATGAGGCCTTGCTGTCTCAGCTGCACAACCTGGATCATCACTCTGCTCTTTATGTgctgcactcactcactcctcttGCCAAGTATGAAGAACACAGGGTGCTGGAGCTGCTTCAGGCCGCAG ACGCTTCGTCTGGAGACACTCAGAGCAGCTCCGTCCAGCGCAACATCACCATGTTCAGGGGCTTCTGTGCCATGAAATACGCCGTCTATGCTGTGTGCGTGAACACGCGTATCGGCTGCTCCAACTTCGGATCAGTGCATGTACCACAGAAGGAGCAGGCTGAAGGTGTGTACG GTCACTCGTCCCTGTTTCAGCATTACCTGTCGGAGTGTCAGCTCTACCTGGAAGCAGTCCCTACAATGTTTCGCCTGGAGCTCCTGGAAAACATCTTCTCTCTACTTTTCCTGTGCTACTCTGACTTTAGTGTGCCAGTGCACTCCAGCACAGGGAGGGAAGAGAGCAGCAGCAGCGATGACAAGATCACAAAGGAGAACAGTGAAAGAGAAGAGAAGGCAGAGTGTGCTGCGAGTTTTAAGTCTGCCCAGACGACGGCGGCCTGCCGTGGCTTCATGCTGGACACTGGTGCGATGGAGGGAGTCCTGCGCCTTCTCAGAGAGGGACTGGAGGGGATGTGTGCCCTCGGGAGAGCGCTGGAGGCCGAGGCGGAGCTTTTTGAGAGTCTGGGCTGCTCGGTTACAATGGAGACATTCAGCTCTCGGTTGCAGAGGCTCTCCAAACACACGGCAGAGGCTCAGTGGAGGCTGCAGGTTGTCAAAACCAATCAGGGGACCGCAAGCA gtagtGTAACTCTGCCCTACCTAGGCATGAACTCGGTTACCTCACTGAGACGtagtagcagcagcagcagcggtgTTTCTGGTGGCAGGAAGAAGAAGCGATACAATCGGCATCGCCCTGAGCGACGCAAGCCCTCCGAACGCCGCCTGACCTCAGAACGTCAGAATGGAGAGATCAGCACCAGCACTTCAG atGGCAGTGCTGGCACTGTGCCGGTGTGTGtggagtatgaaatgtgtgggTGTGGAGGACCTCACAGCTGGCTTGTTCCCTCAATGCTCTCCCCACCTGAGTCTCTCCTGATCTCCTGCATTCGCAGAGGAAACTATGCAGAGGCTCATCAG gtgatgcTAATGTTCGGGCTGGAGAACACACCATGCTGTGGGGAGCTTTTCTTCATGGAACGTTACCACGAGGTTCTGTCTGAACTCGCTCAGGTTGAGCAGAAGATCGAGAGCCAGTCTCTTTCTTCACTCTCCTCTTCCACGGAGGGTCTGGGGTCAGTCGGGGTGACGGGACCGGGACGGAATCGCGTGGGCAGCAGCAGCAGATCCACTCTGCAGAGCATCGGCCACGCAGCTGCAGCAG GCATGGCATTCTTCTCCATCTCTGATGTGGCCGATCGTCTCCTGAGCTGTTCCTCTCGCCCTCTGGCCTGTCTCGAGGAGAACTACTGGCTTTCTCATCCTCTCTCTGACCCCTCAGACCCCCTGCGCCCCCTGCTGGAGGAGCTGAGTCCGACCAGCATGGCCGCTTTTGACCTTGCCTGCTGCCAGTGCCAGCTGTGGAAAAGCTCAAGACAGCTTCTGGAGACGGCTGAGAGAAGATTGCATGCCTCGCTGGAGGgtcgag GCATCATCTTGTATCCAGATGCTCTTCATTCTGAGGGTATTCGAGGTTTCCCTAAAGTACTGCAGCAGATCAGTAAAATCCTTAACAGAACATCGACCAGCAAAGGGCCACCCAAATCAG ACCGAGAGGAGGCTGGTGTTATACCTCCGTTTGGCTGCAGTGCTCAGGAAGTTCTTCTCTGTACTCACTCGTCTCTCACTGAGGAAGTCATAGCTAACCAGCTCACGCTCATCCAACACCTTGAGGTCACATTGCAGACTCTGACCTCGGCCATCGACATGGCTG GGGAGAGTCAGTCGGCCAGCTCAGTCCTGGCATCTTTGCTGGAGCAGACGGGCCTGAAGCAGTCCGAGCTCGACTCCCATCCTGTCCGATCTGCTATGAAACAGCTGCTGCGCTTGCTGGACCAGCTTAGCCCTTTCGATCAGGATGCTGCAGCCTGTAGGCCAGATTACATGCGCAGCTTCCTGGATTATATCAACATGCTGGCGTCAGTGGTGGTGCGCAGCCTGGGCTCTGAAG atCAGAGTTCAGCAGTGAAATTGGGCAACCCTCTGCTAGTGCTGCTGCAGTCGCCTCAACAGCTCCTCTCACACCTGCTCTTCGACAGGCAGGTCACACCTGACAG gttaTTGTCTCTGCTGCAACAGGAGGGTCTACACGTAAACGTGCAGCAGGTCATAGTGCAGCGCTGCTGTGATCCGCTCCCTCTCTGGTTCCCGGCCTCCCTGAAAAGTGCAGGAGCAGATGTAGGAGCTTTCTGCCCATCTAGTATCGCCTCGCTCCTCCATCAGCATGCTCAGGAGCAAACTCTGTCCTTTGACCTTTCTGAACCCCCAACGGTCTCTGAACCCAGCTCAGAATCCGAGGCATCTGTAGAAACCAGCCACTCTCCGAATCTCTCCACCTCTCCTCCTTCTCCAGATTCGTCTTTATCCTCGTCCTCATCTtcgtcatcgtcatcatcatcctccGCCTTGTCCTTCCTTCTCACGCCGTCTGCGCTGTCGTTTCTGAAATCCCGCTCTCCGCTTGTCGCTGTCCTGGCATTGCTCGGAGTGAGCCGGGTGGAGATTGCTCGTGCGGCCTCATCTGCATGGCCGGGACTGCCCTCATATTTCCGAAGCGCTGCACGTAAAGAAGCTCCATTGGACTTGGAGCAGATCTCAAAAGAGGCTGATGGTTTGCTTGCGTTCTTCCCTATCCTCAAGGCCTTCCTAGAGGACATGGCATCGCCTGTGCTGGGGTTGTCTCCTGAGGTTGGGGATAGTGTTGGAGCTGCTCTGAGCAGGAAGTGTGGCACAGTGGCTGTGCTCTTCTCTGGGTCTCAGGATGGAACTTGTCAGGCGACGGTGGCTGAAGCTTTCCAGCAGGCCCTGAGCACCAGAGACATAAACCGAGCTCTGGGCCTGCTGGACCTGTACGCACAGAACTGCAGCCAGAAGGGGGCGCTACGAGACAGACTGCTAGCCTGCACCACTTTGGAGG gagagTACGGTACAGAGCAGCTGTTTCGGGTGAAGGACTGGGAGCTGCGAGCCCGTGTGGCGCTGCAGGGTTTGGAGCAGTGGCCACTTGACAAGTGTCTGGAGCTGTTGCAGTTCTGCCTCAGTGACTCGAGTCCGGATCACACACTCACCCCGCAGCTACGACAGAAGAAACACGAACTCGACATGTACAACAGG atgCTGAACCTACAGCCTCCATTGGAGTGGCAGACGTGGCAGGAGTTGAAGGAGGAGTCGAGCAGAAACCCCGAGTCAATGTTCTCTCTCTTGCTGCAGACACGG GAGTTTGATTTGTGTGCTCAGTGGGTGCAGCTGTATCCCGTATCGGAGCAATCTAAACTCCAGCTCCAGACTGAACATCTGCTCCATCTGCTGGACAGCGGCCGAACCGAGGAAGCCTTCCAG CTGCTCGAGAGACTCTCTGATTCGCTGGAGGTTAGCGAGCGTGCACTCGATCGGAGGCCCGGATTGGCCGCCTGCCACTTCCTGTCTGATTACCTCACACTACACTTTCAGAGCCGGATGACCCCGGCACGAAGACGCCACATACACGCCCTGCACCTGGGCTCTAAG GTGTTGCTGACTCTTCCAGAAGCCTCTCGGCAGGACTACTTCCAGTTGCTGGCGGATCCTCTGCTCATGCTGGAGCAGCTGCTGATGAATCTGAAGGTGGACTGGGTGTCAGTCGCCGTCTCGACGCTCCAGAACCTGTTGCCGGCTCAGGAAGCAGGAATAACCACCCAGGACATCGATACGCTGCTGGCCGAGTACGCAAAGAAAGCCCTGGACTTCCCCTACGCCCCTCGAGAGAGGTCACGCAGCG ATTCTGTGATCAGCTTGCAGGACGCACTGCTGCAGTGTCCCATTCAGGAAAGTGCTCACTCTTCTCCCAGCCGCACACCACCTCCTTCAGCAG GCAGCACTCCCATGCATACTCCATCAAGCTCTGCCCAAGACCAAGACAGAGGTTCGGGTGGGAAGAAGTCCCGCTCCTCGTCCATGTTTACCCCTCCAGAAAAAACGCCAGAGCGTAAAGACTGGATTCCTGACCACCAGAGGCACATCTGCATGGTCTGCCAGAGAGAACGATTCACCATG tttAACCGGCGGCATCACTGCAGGCGCTGCGGCCGACTGGTGTGTCACGCTTGCTCCAGCAGGAAGATGGTGGTGGAGGGGAGTGAGGAGGCTGTCCGAGTGTGTGACCAGTGCTACAGCTTCTTCCACACAGC TTTGGATGAAGAGCTGGAACAAGCAGAAG TAGCAGGCAGTCCAGTCTCGGGTGAGGCAGCGCTAGAAGGCGTCCTCAGTCTCCCGGAGGTTCCCCAGAGGCAGTTCAGACTCAGTCCCAACGCAGCGGAGAACCAGCAGATATACAGCGAATTCTACTACGAACAG gCACCCAGTGCATCCCTGTGTGTGTCCATCCTCTCCCTTCATAGTGACCACGCCGCCTGCGGTCACCAGCTGATTGGTCACTGCTGCTCGATCTCACACAAACTGACCAATCCTGAGGTGGACGCTCGTCTCCTGACTGACATCATGCAGCAGCTCATGTTCAGTGCTAAGCTGATGTTTGTTAGAGCTGGACGCAGCCAGGACCTGGCTCTGTGTGACAG CTACATCAGTAAGGTCGATGTGCTAAAGATCCTGGTCAGTGCTAATTATAAGTACATCCCATCTCTGGAGGACATTTTGGAGACGACGGCAGTGACACGCCTGAGGAACCAGCTGCTCGAGGCTGAATATTATCAGCTGGCTGTGGAG GTCTCCACAAAAAGTGGTCTGGACCCGAGCGGCGTGTGGCACGCATGGGGCATGGCGCTCCTGAAGGCCGGCTGTATGCGGGCAGCCCGGGAGAAGTTCGCCCGCTGCCTGAAAGCTCCAGTGGACAGAAACCAGCTGAACCAAGGGACACGTCTGCTGCAGGATATCGTCCAACACCTGGAGTCTAGCATCCGACTCACGTCGAGCACA ACAGCAGATGATGACATCATGGCTTCCCTGAATGAGCTAGAGGAGGCGCTGCGTGATACGGCTACGCTGGACCGGATGGAGAGCCGGGTGCAGCGCTCTGGACACCATCAGGAGTGTGTGTACTATCTGATGAGCTACGGAACACACCTGAGCCTCATCTCCTTTTACTTGCGCCACGATTGCCTGAAAGATGCTCTCACATATCTGCTCAGCAAG GAATGTCCAGAGGATGTGTTTCTGGAGGGCATACTTCAGCCGTGTTTGGAACGAGGGCGACTGGGCGTCCTGCAGGGGCTCCTGGAGACCCTGGATGCTACGCTGGAAAGCTGGGGGCGATACCTGATACCAGCGTGCCAAATGCTCCAGCGCAAGGGTCATTTCCACACCCTGTACCAGCTGCAGCAGTTCATGATG gaccACGTACGAGCAGCTATGACGTGTATCCGCTTCTTTTCCCACGATGCTCACTCCTATGTTGAGCTGGGCGATCACCAGCGCTGGCTGATCCGTGCCAAAGAGCACCTGAGGGCCTTCCTACAAGAGCAACAGAACCGCCGCAAAACCTTTTCCTCTtcgtcctcttcttcttcttccttcagGAAAAGAATGAGCTCCAGCGATGTCTCCAG ACACATGAACACCATCATGCTGCAGCTGGAGGTGACACGATTTCTGCACCGATGTGAAAGCTCCTCATCCTCCTCTAGAACCGTGACAAGCCCCACCTCTACAGGAAACGGTGCCCCTCCCACTCTTTTTGGAGGAAGTGCGATGAAGGTGGACGTGGCCTGCAGG GTGATGCTAGGGGGTAAAAACATTGAGGAGGGGTTCGGCATTGCATATCGCGTCATACAG GATTTTCAGTTAGATGCTCTGGCTGTGTACATTCGTGTTGGTCAGAGGTTGGTGTGCCTGCGTGAGTACCAGGCTGTTCGCCAGCTGCTGAAGTGCGTTAGTGAGTCGGGCACTGCCACTAAACACGACTGCGACACCATTGTGATTAGCTGCATCTCGGCCTCAGACAAAAACCCTGCTGAT GCCAGAGAGTTGGAGTGTCTGATTTTAGAGTGCAAATCCACAGAGAATAAA ATAAAAGCGTACCTGATGTGCAGTAAGCTAAGGGCGGCGTACCTCCTGGCGGTAAAGCTGGACCCTGTGAAGGCCTGTTTGCTCGTACAAGATGTCCTCCAGGCTGCCGAAACCTCGAGCGACTCCATCATGCAAGAGATCTGCCGTCAGTGGCTCTCAGAACACCAGGACCCGGCTTCACGGAAACGCCATGGCAACAACAGGTAG